From a region of the Poecile atricapillus isolate bPoeAtr1 chromosome 4, bPoeAtr1.hap1, whole genome shotgun sequence genome:
- the NDUFC1 gene encoding NADH dehydrogenase [ubiquinone] 1 subunit C1, mitochondrial isoform X1 codes for MSRRDGGTGPSQEGCSRSALDGWEMGAFTRSAFVVKKMNNAQPNWLRVGLAFSTSAALWAFLIKQHNEDVMEYERRNKRGHKCTGCS; via the exons ATGTCTCGCCGCGATGGTGGTACCGGCCCTTCCCAGGAAGGCTGTTCACGGAGCGCACTTGATGGGTGGGAGATGGGAG CTTTTACTCGTTCTGCATTTGttgtgaaaaaaatgaataatgcCCAGCCAAACTGGCTGAGAGTTGGCTTGGCATTTAGCACCAGCGCTGCCTTGTGGGCTTTT CTTATCAAGCAGCATAATGAAGATGTAATGGAATACGAAAGAAGAAACAAGAGAGGACATAAGTGTACAGGATGTTCATA G
- the NDUFC1 gene encoding NADH dehydrogenase [ubiquinone] 1 subunit C1, mitochondrial isoform X2 — translation MAAGLRAVRRWGLVVAAAPPPPGLAFTRSAFVVKKMNNAQPNWLRVGLAFSTSAALWAFLIKQHNEDVMEYERRNKRGHKCTGCS, via the exons ATGGCGGCGGGCCTGAGGGCGGTGAGGCGCTGGGGACTGGTGGTAGCGGCAGCACCACCGCCACCCGGCCTTG CTTTTACTCGTTCTGCATTTGttgtgaaaaaaatgaataatgcCCAGCCAAACTGGCTGAGAGTTGGCTTGGCATTTAGCACCAGCGCTGCCTTGTGGGCTTTT CTTATCAAGCAGCATAATGAAGATGTAATGGAATACGAAAGAAGAAACAAGAGAGGACATAAGTGTACAGGATGTTCATAG